A single uncultured Methanolobus sp. DNA region contains:
- a CDS encoding FkbM family methyltransferase: MTRQLKGLFLNTPKAVCSIYESGKMAYECLVLSEKYQLDYQELSKTNRDINTDYDFYVFNYHWVTMGWLDTQFIKKLPGFKATIVLEVSINDPFACVSPNDFDAYIVLDPTCKHAQHNVYAFPRPIYIPEHSITPYESGKIPVIGTFGLSATDKGFDEVIKAVNEEFDEALIRINVPKADYIPSIDFENFIENIKNIQKKEEIKLEITRHYFNNDELINWCAQNTLNVFLYNRRVGNGLSATTDQAIASGRPLLVSTNPTFRHIHSYIKPYPYLSLKESIELTAPLVHKIQEDWKPLNFALRFEEVLQKNNIQPLKMSNGKKIKMRTINILDKVIRKLQFPDFIPPVILKMRSELIKKKNPGHISLNPFVHPALKSYSQFQEDLLIDMLLNNQQNGFYVDVGANDPFSGSNTHRFYSRGWSGINIEPNLDAYNKIAENRPDEINLNVAISENTGEITFYLIGNDSSISTVDYSQATKMAKWLNLKITPTSVKTMPLSEVFDTYLDKKHIDFMSVDVEGHDLAVLKSNNWDKYRPTFVLVESNIETRDIILFMDRQNYLYIFSNRINALFIDKMANNKNIIWN, from the coding sequence ATGACTAGGCAACTTAAAGGGTTATTTTTGAATACCCCAAAAGCAGTTTGTAGTATATATGAATCGGGAAAAATGGCATACGAGTGCCTTGTTTTATCTGAAAAATACCAGTTAGATTATCAAGAATTAAGTAAAACAAATAGAGATATAAACACTGACTATGATTTTTATGTTTTTAACTATCATTGGGTCACAATGGGATGGTTAGACACACAATTCATAAAGAAATTGCCAGGGTTTAAAGCAACTATTGTTTTAGAAGTTTCTATAAATGACCCTTTTGCCTGTGTATCTCCAAATGATTTCGATGCTTATATTGTTTTAGATCCTACTTGCAAGCATGCTCAGCATAACGTCTACGCGTTCCCTCGACCGATATATATTCCTGAACATTCAATCACACCTTATGAATCAGGAAAAATACCAGTAATAGGAACATTTGGTTTGAGTGCTACTGATAAAGGTTTTGATGAAGTAATTAAAGCAGTTAACGAAGAGTTTGATGAAGCTTTAATAAGGATAAATGTACCAAAAGCAGATTACATACCTTCAATTGACTTTGAGAATTTTATAGAGAACATAAAAAACATCCAGAAAAAAGAAGAAATAAAGCTGGAAATTACCCGCCATTATTTTAACAACGATGAATTGATTAACTGGTGTGCTCAAAATACCCTAAATGTGTTTTTATATAACAGACGTGTTGGGAATGGACTATCGGCTACCACTGATCAAGCAATTGCAAGTGGTAGACCACTTTTAGTATCAACAAATCCTACTTTTAGACATATTCATAGTTATATCAAACCTTACCCATATCTGAGCCTAAAAGAGAGCATTGAATTAACTGCACCTCTTGTCCATAAAATTCAAGAAGATTGGAAGCCTTTAAATTTTGCATTGAGATTTGAAGAAGTGCTACAAAAAAATAACATTCAGCCACTGAAAATGTCTAATGGAAAAAAAATAAAGATGCGAACCATCAATATTTTAGACAAAGTCATTAGAAAACTACAATTCCCAGATTTCATACCACCCGTTATATTGAAAATGCGATCTGAATTAATAAAAAAGAAAAACCCGGGACATATATCATTGAATCCTTTTGTCCATCCTGCGTTAAAATCTTATAGCCAATTTCAAGAAGACTTATTAATAGATATGTTGCTCAATAATCAACAAAATGGTTTTTATGTTGATGTCGGTGCTAACGACCCTTTTAGTGGTAGTAATACCCATCGTTTTTATTCAAGAGGATGGAGCGGTATAAATATTGAACCGAATTTAGACGCGTACAACAAAATTGCAGAGAACAGACCGGATGAAATTAATTTAAATGTAGCTATCTCTGAAAATACAGGCGAAATCACCTTTTATTTAATTGGTAACGACTCATCCATTTCTACAGTAGATTATTCTCAAGCAACTAAAATGGCAAAATGGTTGAATTTAAAAATAACTCCTACATCTGTAAAAACTATGCCCCTATCCGAAGTATTCGACACATACTTAGATAAAAAACATATAGACTTTATGTCAGTAGATGTAGAAGGTCATGATTTAGCGGTATTGAAAAGTAATAATTGGGACAAATATAGACCAACTTTCGTATTGGTGGAATCCAATATTGAAACTAGGGATATAATATTATTTATGGATAGACAAAACTATTTATATATTTTTAGTAACCGTATCAACGCACTGTTCATTGATAAAATGGCAAATAATAAAAACATTATTTGGAACTGA
- a CDS encoding GDP-mannose 4,6-dehydratase: MKAIIFGISGQDGYYLSKLLQTKSIEVLGVSRSHGDIKGDVADYSFVEQMIKEHKPYYIFHFAANSTTSHSALFENHNSISTGTLNILESVRIHCPAAKVFLSGSAMQFKNEELPINEQTPFEANSPYSVSRIQSVYAGRYYRSAFDLKVYVGYFFNHDSPLRSERHVNQKIVSSVKRIANGSDEKLILGNIDVKKEFNYAGDVVEAVWTLVNQDTVFEAIIGSGIAYSIREWVEYCFKKVNIDWKEHVIIEQDFIPEYKILVSNPELIRSIGWRQKVDFHKLADIMMEAQ, translated from the coding sequence ATGAAAGCAATAATATTTGGCATAAGTGGACAAGACGGATACTACCTCTCAAAGTTACTTCAAACTAAAAGCATAGAAGTATTAGGAGTATCCCGTTCCCATGGTGACATAAAAGGAGACGTAGCAGATTATTCATTTGTAGAACAAATGATTAAAGAACACAAGCCATACTATATTTTTCATTTTGCAGCTAATTCTACTACATCCCATTCAGCATTATTTGAGAATCACAACTCAATAAGTACCGGGACATTAAATATTCTAGAGAGCGTTCGAATACATTGTCCGGCAGCTAAGGTGTTTTTGTCAGGTAGTGCTATGCAGTTTAAAAATGAAGAACTACCCATCAATGAACAAACACCTTTTGAGGCAAATAGTCCGTATTCCGTATCCCGCATTCAATCTGTTTATGCAGGTAGATATTATCGCTCGGCCTTTGATTTGAAAGTATACGTAGGATATTTCTTTAATCACGACAGCCCACTAAGATCCGAGAGACATGTAAATCAGAAAATAGTGAGCTCTGTAAAGCGAATTGCAAATGGTAGTGATGAAAAGCTGATACTTGGAAATATTGATGTCAAAAAAGAATTCAATTATGCAGGCGATGTGGTTGAAGCGGTTTGGACATTGGTAAATCAAGATACAGTATTTGAAGCAATTATAGGAAGTGGAATAGCGTATAGTATACGAGAATGGGTAGAATATTGCTTCAAAAAAGTTAACATCGATTGGAAAGAACATGTAATAATTGAGCAGGACTTCATTCCAGAATACAAAATACTCGTGAGCAATCCTGAATTAATACGAAGTATCGGCTGGAGACAAAAGGTAGACTTCCATAAACTGGCAGATATAATGATGGAGGCACAATGA
- the pseB gene encoding UDP-N-acetylglucosamine 4,6-dehydratase (inverting), protein MQDTTIDGSLFEGKNILLTGGTGSFGKKFTEIILREHNPNSLRIYSRGEYNQYKMQQEFNDKRLRFLIGDVRDRERLYRAMNGVDIVVHAAALKQVPACEYNPIEAIKTNIDGSVNIIDAAIDNSVERVMAISTDKAVHPVNLYGATKMVAEKLFVQGNTYTGKGRTKFSCVRYGNVIGSRGSVIPLFKEQKENGKLTITDERMTRFWLTLDQGVHFVLNSIQRMTGGEIFVPKIPSMKITDLAEAIAPEANKEFTGIRPGEKLHEIMITEDESRHAKEFSDYFIIEPEFPFWKKQATSSGKTLPDNYRYSSDINDDWLTINDFEKMI, encoded by the coding sequence ATGCAAGATACAACAATTGATGGATCTTTATTTGAAGGAAAAAATATTCTTCTTACAGGAGGAACAGGTTCTTTTGGAAAAAAATTCACAGAAATAATTCTAAGAGAACATAACCCCAATAGTTTGAGAATTTATTCAAGAGGAGAGTATAATCAATACAAAATGCAGCAGGAATTCAATGATAAAAGACTTCGCTTTCTGATAGGGGATGTCAGAGACAGGGAAAGACTTTATCGTGCAATGAACGGAGTTGACATAGTAGTCCATGCTGCTGCATTAAAGCAAGTCCCTGCATGCGAATATAATCCAATAGAAGCTATCAAAACTAATATAGATGGTTCTGTGAACATCATCGATGCTGCAATTGACAATTCAGTAGAAAGAGTGATGGCAATCAGTACAGATAAAGCAGTCCACCCGGTAAATCTCTATGGCGCAACAAAGATGGTTGCTGAGAAACTATTCGTTCAGGGGAACACTTACACCGGTAAAGGAAGGACAAAGTTTAGCTGTGTAAGATATGGAAATGTAATTGGAAGCCGTGGCAGTGTGATACCACTCTTTAAAGAACAGAAAGAAAATGGTAAACTAACGATCACTGATGAAAGAATGACACGCTTCTGGTTGACACTTGATCAGGGTGTACATTTTGTGCTTAACTCAATTCAAAGAATGACAGGTGGAGAAATATTTGTTCCAAAAATCCCCAGCATGAAAATAACCGATCTTGCAGAAGCTATTGCCCCGGAAGCAAATAAAGAATTTACAGGGATCAGGCCTGGAGAAAAACTGCATGAGATAATGATAACAGAAGATGAATCCAGACATGCAAAAGAATTCTCAGATTACTTTATAATTGAGCCTGAGTTCCCATTTTGGAAAAAGCAAGCAACTAGTTCAGGAAAAACTCTGCCTGATAACTATCGCTACTCCAGTGACATTAATGATGACTGGCTTACTATAAACGATTTTGAAAAAATGATATGA
- a CDS encoding WxcM-like domain-containing protein, producing the protein MLYDRLKRIKHKRDDGWLSEVISMNYDDEPFNCIHSYIVSIEPNRTRANHYHKKKEEWVALAAGKIKLSLKDIITGRFEEITMDSQSYTYEVIHIPPFVAHAVTNVSEREASLIVFSKNPEDKEDTIPYEVVS; encoded by the coding sequence ATGTTATATGACAGATTAAAGCGGATCAAACATAAAAGAGATGACGGATGGCTTTCTGAAGTCATCTCGATGAACTATGATGATGAGCCTTTTAATTGCATACACAGCTATATAGTATCGATTGAGCCTAATAGAACAAGAGCAAACCATTACCATAAAAAGAAAGAAGAATGGGTTGCGTTGGCTGCCGGGAAGATCAAACTGTCACTAAAAGATATTATTACCGGTAGATTTGAAGAAATCACTATGGATTCGCAGTCCTATACATATGAAGTTATCCACATACCACCTTTTGTTGCTCATGCTGTTACTAATGTTTCTGAAAGAGAGGCAAGTCTGATAGTATTCAGTAAAAATCCGGAAGACAAAGAAGATACTATTCCTTATGAGGTTGTATCATGA
- the pseC gene encoding UDP-4-amino-4,6-dideoxy-N-acetyl-beta-L-altrosamine transaminase has protein sequence MIPYGHQTIDDEDISEVVKVLKSDWLTTGPKIKEFEDDLCKYIGCEHAIVMNSGTSALDVAVASLDLPKGSEVITTPFTFAATSNALLYNGIRPVFADIKEGTRNIDPEDIRQKITEKTKAILYVDYAGHPCEIEEIKEIAIEHDLYMIEDACHSLGSSYHGKKVGTLADLTIFSFHPVKPITSGEGGAVVTNNEDLATKVRMLHSHGIDKDAASRYGPDAGWAYDMKLLGRNYRMTDIQAALGISQLKKIDLFIQKRNKIASQYNELFEECNLISTPHTEKGIIHGWHIYTILLDEKINRDLFFKSMRKNNIGVNLHYIPVYRHSYYTENFSFDKADYPVTEDVFKRIITLPIFPSMTHENIEYVASTVSKIVNDQ, from the coding sequence ATGATCCCTTATGGACACCAGACAATTGATGATGAAGATATCAGTGAAGTCGTTAAGGTCTTGAAAAGTGATTGGCTGACCACCGGACCAAAAATAAAAGAGTTTGAAGATGATCTTTGCAAGTACATTGGATGCGAGCATGCAATAGTCATGAATAGTGGTACCAGTGCACTGGATGTTGCTGTAGCGTCTTTAGACTTACCGAAAGGGTCTGAAGTAATTACAACACCATTTACATTTGCAGCTACCAGCAATGCACTTCTTTATAATGGGATTAGGCCTGTTTTTGCAGATATCAAAGAAGGAACAAGAAATATCGATCCTGAAGATATCAGGCAGAAGATAACTGAAAAAACAAAAGCCATTTTATATGTCGATTATGCAGGTCATCCATGTGAGATTGAAGAGATTAAAGAAATAGCAATAGAACATGACCTTTATATGATAGAAGATGCCTGCCATTCACTGGGATCCAGCTATCACGGGAAAAAAGTAGGAACACTTGCAGACCTTACTATTTTTAGCTTCCACCCGGTAAAACCCATAACTTCCGGAGAAGGAGGGGCTGTTGTCACTAACAACGAGGATCTTGCAACGAAAGTCAGGATGCTACACAGCCATGGAATTGATAAGGACGCTGCTTCCCGCTATGGTCCAGATGCTGGCTGGGCATACGATATGAAGTTGTTAGGCCGTAATTATCGCATGACTGATATTCAAGCAGCGCTTGGAATATCGCAATTAAAGAAAATAGACCTTTTCATACAGAAAAGGAACAAAATTGCTTCACAATACAATGAACTCTTTGAAGAATGCAACCTTATAAGTACTCCCCATACTGAAAAAGGAATAATCCACGGATGGCATATATATACTATACTGCTTGACGAAAAAATAAACCGGGATCTATTCTTTAAATCAATGAGGAAAAATAACATTGGAGTAAATCTTCATTATATACCTGTTTACAGGCACAGCTATTACACAGAGAACTTTAGTTTTGACAAAGCAGACTACCCGGTCACAGAAGATGTATTTAAAAGAATAATTACTCTCCCAATATTCCCGTCTATGACACACGAAAATATTGAATATGTAGCATCTACTGTATCAAAAATAGTTAATGACCAATAA
- a CDS encoding glycosyltransferase family protein, which translates to MNVVGIIQARTGSTRLPGKVVKKIGDATILEILLTRLKNVTALDEIVVATTTRKEDDIIEELSLQNDVNVFRGSENNVLDRYYKAAEKYNADIIVRITSDNPLVSLDLISYQVDYLIRENCDYVNSKGIILGTGVETFSFESLKAAWENARNEYETEHVTPYIYEHENIFKIKNVSQLKFLERNDIRLTIDTQEDFDIYLQLEKVFGDLTKPTLCEIVEHLDKNKDMKSINQNIVQKNYRDT; encoded by the coding sequence ATGAATGTTGTAGGAATAATCCAGGCCAGAACTGGATCAACCAGATTACCCGGAAAGGTTGTTAAAAAGATAGGGGATGCAACAATTCTGGAGATATTACTGACCAGATTAAAAAATGTAACTGCTCTGGACGAAATAGTAGTTGCTACAACTACCAGAAAAGAAGATGACATTATCGAAGAATTATCCTTGCAGAATGATGTTAATGTATTCAGAGGATCTGAAAACAATGTGTTGGACAGATATTACAAAGCTGCTGAAAAATATAATGCAGACATAATTGTGAGGATTACAAGCGATAATCCATTAGTTAGTCTGGATCTCATTTCATATCAAGTCGACTATTTGATCAGAGAGAATTGTGACTATGTAAATTCAAAAGGAATAATATTAGGCACAGGTGTCGAAACCTTTAGTTTCGAATCACTTAAAGCGGCATGGGAAAATGCAAGAAATGAATATGAGACTGAACACGTTACTCCTTATATATATGAGCACGAGAATATTTTTAAAATAAAAAATGTAAGCCAGCTCAAATTCTTAGAAAGAAACGATATCAGATTGACTATTGATACTCAGGAAGATTTCGATATCTATCTACAGTTAGAGAAGGTTTTTGGAGACCTGACAAAACCGACCCTTTGTGAAATAGTCGAGCATTTAGACAAAAATAAAGATATGAAAAGTATAAATCAGAATATCGTACAAAAAAATTATCGTGATACTTGA
- a CDS encoding aldo/keto reductase, producing MLSRLTLGTAQLGLNYGINNKLGKPHKEQALSILESAYSNGVTSFDTASAYGNSEIIIGDFVENKERSKCYIVSKLEPLAKNNVIQDNLEKNIFSKINSSLNNLKTEYIDNYLIHDFKDIGHYKDLVPVLVKAREEGLIRNIGVSVYSPSEAETILTMNDFDAIQVPLNILDHRFLKNSLLKRLKENGFTIFSRSVFLQGLLFMDPNKLPVNLLAARSHLMNINQLVQDNNISISQLALNFARVIKEIDSIIIGVDSEEQLEQNIRDFNIAGSFDIDASILENADESIIDPRRW from the coding sequence ATGCTCTCAAGACTAACGCTTGGAACAGCGCAATTGGGTTTGAATTATGGAATAAATAATAAATTGGGAAAACCACATAAAGAACAGGCTTTGTCAATACTTGAATCTGCATATTCAAACGGTGTTACTTCATTTGACACTGCAAGTGCCTATGGGAACAGTGAAATAATTATAGGGGATTTTGTCGAAAATAAAGAACGTTCAAAATGTTATATTGTCTCAAAGTTAGAACCATTGGCTAAAAACAATGTAATCCAGGATAATCTTGAAAAGAATATATTTTCAAAGATCAACTCATCGCTTAATAATTTAAAAACAGAGTATATTGATAACTACTTAATACATGATTTCAAAGATATTGGTCACTATAAGGACCTAGTTCCTGTACTTGTAAAAGCCAGAGAAGAAGGTTTGATAAGAAACATTGGTGTTTCAGTATATTCACCTTCTGAAGCAGAAACCATACTTACCATGAATGATTTTGATGCAATACAGGTACCCTTGAATATTTTAGACCATAGGTTCCTTAAAAATTCTCTCCTTAAAAGATTAAAAGAAAATGGATTTACTATATTTTCCAGAAGCGTGTTTCTTCAGGGGCTGCTATTCATGGATCCAAATAAACTCCCTGTGAATCTGCTGGCTGCAAGAAGCCACTTGATGAATATTAATCAATTAGTCCAGGACAATAACATCAGTATATCCCAATTAGCACTGAATTTTGCAAGAGTCATTAAAGAAATTGATTCTATAATTATAGGCGTTGACTCAGAAGAACAACTTGAACAAAATATAAGAGATTTTAATATTGCAGGATCTTTTGACATTGATGCATCAATTCTTGAGAATGCGGATGAATCGATAATTGATCCAAGAAGATGGTGA
- a CDS encoding SDR family oxidoreductase — MLLKDMFDLKNKVILITGGSGHLGKSMCEALAEYGATLIVGSRDVERNREFSEQLTNDFGNENCPLMIDVSSSESINNTVRYITQTYGKIDVLINNASFGAGRDILSMTNEQWETGIDGTVNSVFRCTKAILPHMLENGYGKIINISSMYGLVSPDVSIYENNDYYNPANYGAGKAAIIQFTKYVAAVYGKYGINSNSISPGPFPSVKVQNDTQFVDRLTEKVPLKRIGNPDDLKGAVLLLSSNASNYINGANIVIDGGWTIW; from the coding sequence ATGTTATTAAAGGACATGTTTGATCTGAAAAACAAAGTAATCCTCATTACCGGAGGAAGCGGCCATCTGGGAAAAAGCATGTGTGAAGCACTTGCAGAATATGGCGCCACATTGATAGTTGGGAGTAGGGACGTTGAAAGAAATAGAGAATTTTCAGAACAACTGACCAATGACTTTGGAAATGAAAATTGTCCGCTAATGATTGATGTTTCAAGTTCTGAAAGCATCAACAATACAGTGAGATATATAACTCAAACTTATGGCAAAATTGATGTTCTTATAAATAATGCATCCTTTGGAGCTGGCAGAGACATTCTGTCTATGACAAATGAGCAATGGGAAACAGGTATTGATGGCACCGTTAATTCTGTATTTAGATGTACAAAGGCAATTTTACCTCACATGCTTGAAAATGGTTACGGGAAAATAATAAACATATCTTCAATGTATGGATTGGTGTCTCCAGATGTTTCGATCTACGAGAACAATGATTATTACAATCCTGCAAACTATGGAGCAGGAAAAGCAGCAATAATACAATTCACTAAATACGTTGCAGCAGTTTATGGCAAATATGGAATAAATTCCAACTCCATCTCACCCGGGCCTTTTCCAAGTGTAAAAGTACAAAATGACACACAGTTTGTTGATAGGCTGACAGAAAAAGTCCCTTTAAAGAGAATAGGAAATCCAGATGATTTAAAAGGCGCCGTCCTATTGTTATCTTCAAATGCTTCTAACTACATTAACGGAGCTAATATAGTGATAGATGGAGGATGGACAATATGGTAA
- a CDS encoding GNAT family N-acetyltransferase has protein sequence MRARILEADGLYLSNMEFTDLENIKIWRNEQMSILRQWKPLTDSNQEKYWQIIASSSDSVLFSIINEKDELVGYCGLTNIDYISSRGELSFLLDTRIDSDISLHDKSLIAVLKMLCEYGFKHLNLNKIFTETYDYRKDHIKTLESFGLKKEGVLRKHVFKNGEYHDSIIHSILRNEY, from the coding sequence TTGAGAGCAAGAATATTAGAAGCAGATGGACTCTATTTATCGAATATGGAGTTCACGGATCTGGAAAATATCAAAATTTGGCGCAATGAACAAATGTCCATACTCCGACAGTGGAAGCCCCTCACTGACAGCAATCAGGAAAAATACTGGCAGATTATTGCAAGTAGCAGCGATTCAGTTTTGTTTTCTATCATTAACGAAAAGGATGAATTGGTCGGATACTGCGGACTCACCAATATAGATTACATTTCTTCCAGGGGAGAATTGTCCTTTTTGCTTGATACCAGAATTGATTCCGATATATCCTTGCACGATAAATCATTAATTGCAGTCCTCAAAATGCTTTGCGAATATGGATTTAAGCATCTTAATCTGAATAAAATATTCACAGAAACATACGATTACAGGAAGGATCATATTAAAACTCTGGAATCTTTTGGCCTGAAAAAAGAAGGTGTTCTTCGAAAACATGTTTTTAAAAATGGAGAATACCACGATAGTATAATACATTCTATATTAAGGAATGAATATTAA
- a CDS encoding NAD(P)-dependent oxidoreductase has protein sequence MFFKNKKVLVTGGAGVIGKELIDMLRKQEAIIRCVDFQEKPKELENIDYYQMDLSRPDNQFLFRFEPEYVFHLAADFERTEERKDFWESNFRNNILASHYMIDQIIRIPSLKKVIFASSYLIYDKKQYRDINEQNLLSEDCNINPRNLVGVAKLQTEADLEFLGRNNEYPFDCVSARIFRVYGKGSRDIISRWVRDILQKKDIILFNEDNRFDYIFAKDVATGLLKLGENEKAIGIYNLGTGESPRVKDVVSILKKNLGDFKVNTIESKEELVESSCADITKLQTDLLWRPEFDLESGIKEIIGYESKKDY, from the coding sequence ATGTTTTTCAAGAACAAAAAAGTATTAGTTACTGGCGGAGCAGGTGTAATTGGGAAAGAACTTATTGACATGCTCAGAAAACAAGAAGCAATAATAAGATGTGTTGATTTTCAGGAGAAGCCAAAAGAACTGGAAAACATTGACTATTACCAGATGGATCTTTCAAGACCCGATAACCAATTTTTGTTCCGCTTTGAACCTGAATATGTATTTCACCTTGCCGCTGATTTTGAACGAACAGAGGAAAGAAAAGACTTCTGGGAGTCTAATTTCAGAAATAACATACTGGCATCTCATTATATGATCGATCAAATAATAAGGATTCCTTCGTTGAAAAAAGTTATTTTTGCATCCAGCTACCTGATATATGATAAAAAGCAGTACAGGGACATTAATGAACAGAACCTGTTAAGTGAAGATTGCAACATAAATCCCAGAAACCTTGTTGGTGTTGCAAAACTCCAGACAGAAGCTGATCTGGAATTCCTTGGCAGGAATAACGAATATCCTTTCGATTGTGTGTCTGCAAGAATATTCAGAGTATATGGAAAAGGGTCACGCGATATAATTTCACGATGGGTAAGAGACATTCTTCAGAAGAAGGACATAATATTGTTCAATGAAGACAACCGTTTTGATTATATATTTGCAAAAGATGTCGCTACAGGACTTTTGAAATTGGGTGAAAATGAAAAAGCTATCGGGATTTACAATTTAGGTACTGGTGAGTCTCCAAGAGTAAAAGATGTTGTTTCAATTTTAAAGAAGAATCTTGGGGATTTCAAAGTAAACACGATTGAATCCAAAGAAGAACTTGTAGAATCAAGTTGTGCAGACATAACTAAATTGCAAACTGACCTTTTGTGGAGGCCAGAATTCGATCTAGAATCAGGAATTAAAGAAATAATCGGTTATGAAAGTAAAAAGGATTACTGA
- a CDS encoding ATP-grasp domain-containing protein, producing MKVKRITEMHENIILITSASTKVLLVKEFKKALVEENVKGKVIGIDINPLSAALYFCDEYKICPRLDNPDYLDFIEKLCIEKNVNLIVPTRDEDVLYLAANKKYLENRTNAKIMVPDIEVANICSDKYEFFKFLQKHNLPTIRSWADISEEITYPCVLKSRTGAGARKFCIVESANDLSEIITDFGDPIIQEYVEGTEYSIDYFSDLEGKCLSVVPRIRMRVISGESKVGMTINDQEISDLCVELGSKLNLIGHNVIQCFRTNSGEIKFIEVNARFGGASNLSFAAGRSTPLYLLKLLNQNPIEITPFKEKLVMLRYSEDIFIDAP from the coding sequence ATGAAAGTAAAAAGGATTACTGAAATGCATGAAAATATCATTTTAATAACCAGTGCTTCCACAAAAGTATTGCTGGTAAAAGAATTTAAAAAAGCCTTAGTCGAAGAAAATGTAAAAGGTAAAGTAATTGGAATAGACATAAATCCCCTATCTGCTGCACTTTACTTCTGTGATGAATACAAAATATGCCCAAGACTTGATAATCCTGATTACTTAGACTTCATTGAAAAACTCTGTATTGAGAAAAATGTAAATCTTATAGTTCCAACCAGAGATGAAGATGTACTCTATTTAGCAGCGAATAAAAAGTACCTTGAGAACAGGACAAATGCCAAGATAATGGTTCCTGATATTGAAGTTGCAAACATATGTTCAGATAAATATGAGTTCTTCAAGTTCTTACAAAAGCATAATTTACCAACAATAAGATCATGGGCAGATATCTCTGAAGAAATTACATATCCATGTGTGTTAAAATCGAGAACTGGTGCTGGTGCCCGGAAGTTTTGCATTGTAGAGAGTGCAAATGATTTATCAGAAATCATCACAGATTTTGGTGACCCCATAATTCAGGAGTATGTAGAAGGTACTGAATACAGTATAGATTATTTTTCAGACTTAGAGGGGAAGTGCCTGAGTGTTGTGCCCAGAATAAGAATGCGAGTTATTTCCGGAGAGTCTAAAGTTGGAATGACGATTAATGATCAGGAAATATCTGACCTTTGCGTTGAACTTGGTTCAAAATTGAATTTGATTGGGCATAATGTTATACAGTGTTTTAGAACAAACTCGGGAGAAATTAAGTTCATAGAAGTAAATGCCCGGTTTGGAGGCGCCTCTAATTTAAGTTTTGCTGCAGGAAGAAGTACACCCCTCTATTTGCTTAAATTGTTGAATCAAAATCCAATTGAAATAACTCCCTTTAAAGAAAAACTGGTGATGCTAAGATATAGTGAAGACATATTTATTGATGCACCATGA
- a CDS encoding HAD family hydrolase — translation MIKVIIFDLDNTLYNEYDYVISGFKAVASFLDKEESIDYCAAYSLLLESFVLNGRGNNFDYLCQKLNIDSDITNKLVDVYRKHCPEIILREDIITFLIDLAKKYTLCLLTNGWVVPQKRKVAALKINEYFDSIIYSQQDGLDFAKPHPKYFEHILELYDIEPEEALMIGDDPIADIQGAQNVGMPCFQVTNKLDDEEKKYISQLLQEYSQSNI, via the coding sequence ATGATTAAAGTAATTATTTTTGACCTTGACAATACTCTTTACAATGAGTATGACTATGTGATCAGTGGGTTTAAAGCAGTTGCTTCATTTTTAGATAAAGAAGAATCTATTGACTATTGTGCAGCTTACTCATTATTACTGGAATCCTTTGTTTTGAATGGAAGAGGAAATAACTTTGACTACCTATGCCAAAAGCTAAACATTGATTCAGACATAACTAATAAACTGGTTGATGTTTACAGGAAACATTGTCCGGAGATAATACTAAGAGAGGACATAATTACTTTTCTCATAGACTTGGCTAAAAAATATACACTTTGTTTACTCACTAACGGCTGGGTTGTACCTCAAAAAAGAAAAGTTGCTGCTCTGAAGATCAATGAGTATTTTGATTCGATCATTTATTCACAACAGGATGGATTAGATTTTGCAAAGCCTCATCCAAAATACTTCGAACACATACTGGAATTATATGATATAGAACCGGAAGAAGCATTGATGATAGGAGATGACCCCATAGCAGACATCCAGGGTGCTCAAAATGTTGGTATGCCCTGTTTTCAGGTTACAAATAAACTGGATGATGAAGAGAAGAAATATATTTCTCAATTACTGCAGGAATACTCTCAATCTAACATATAA